A genomic stretch from Hemicordylus capensis ecotype Gifberg chromosome 1, rHemCap1.1.pri, whole genome shotgun sequence includes:
- the AIP gene encoding AH receptor-interacting protein, with product MADHISQLRADGIQKRLVQEGRGPLPDYQDGTKATFHYRTLLCSPDQQVLDDSRTQGKPMELIIGKKFKLPVWETILHTMREGEMAEFLCDTKHVVLYPMVSKSLRNIASGKDPLEGQRHCCGIAQMHEHHSLGYPDLDELQQNPKPLIFAIEMLKVEGPGSYRQDPWAMSDEEKMQAVPLIHQEGNELYKEGKVQEASAKYYDAIACLKNLQMKEQPGSPDWIQLDQQITPLLLNYCQCKLLTEEYYEVLDHCSSILNKYEDNVKAYFKRAKAHAAVWNAAEAQADFARVLQLDPSLGPVVTRELRNLETRLRQKDDEDKIRFKGIFSQ from the exons GCTACCTTCCACTACCGCACACTGCTTTGCAGCCCAGATCAGCAGGTGTTAGATGACAGTCGTACACAGGGCAAGCCCATGGAACTTATCATTGGCAAGAAATTCAAGCTGCCTGTCTGGGAGACTATCCTGCACACTATGCGGGAGGGAGAGATGGCAGAGTTTTTGTGTGACACAAAG CATGTAGTTTTGTACCCAATGGTGTCAAAGAGCTTGAGGAACATTGCATCTGGGAAAGACCCATTGGAAGGACAACGCCATTGCTGTGGTATTGCTCAGATGCACGAGCATCACTCGCTGGGCTACCCAGACCTTGATGAGCTCCAACAGAATCCTAAGCCCCTCATCTTTGCCATTGAGATGCTCAAG GTGGAGGGCCCTGGCTCCTACCGGCAGGATCCTTGGGCCATGTCAGATGAGGAGAAGATGCAGGCTGTGCCCCTCATCCACCAGGAGGGCAATGAACTCTACAAGGAAGGCAAGGTGCAGGAGGCCTCCGCCAAGTACTACGATGCCATTGCTTGCCTGAAGAACCTGCAGATGAAG GAGCAGCCAGGATCTCCAGACTGGATCCAGCTGGACCAACAGATCACCCCCTTGTTGCTGAATTACTGCCAGTGTAAGCTACTGACTGAGGAGTACTATGAGGTGCTGGATCACTGCTCTTCTATTCTCAACAAGTATGAAG ATAACGTCAAGGCCTACTTCAAGAGAGCCAAGGCGCATGCAGCAGTGTGGAACGCAGCTGAAGCACAAGCTGACTTTGCCAGGGTGTTGCAGCTGGACCCGTCGCTGGGCCCGGTGGTCACACGGGAGCTGCGCAACCTGGAAACCCGCTTACGTCAGAAAGACGACGAGGACAAGATCCGCTTCAAAGGCATCTTCTCCCAGTAG